TGTTCATTAGGTGTCGATTTTGTTGCTTGTCCATTAGGTGGCAATTTGTTTGCTTGTCCATTAGTTGTCGATTTTGTTGCTTGTCCATTAGGTGGCGATTTTGTTGCTTGTCCATTAGGTGGCAATTTGTTTGCTTGTCCATTAGTTGTCGATTTTGTTGCATGTTCATTAGGTGGCGATTTTGTTGCTTGTCCATTAGGTGGCAATTTGTTTGCTTGTCCATTAGTTGTCGATTTTGTTGCTTGTCCATTAGGTGGCGATTTTGTTGCATGTCCATTAGGTGGCGATTTTGTTGCCTGTTTATTAGGTGGTGATTTTGTTGCGTGTCCATTAGGTAGCGATTTTGTTGCTTGTCCATTAGGTGGCAATTTGTTTGCTTGTCCATTAGTTGTCGATTTTGTTGCATGTTCATTAGGTGTCGATTTTGTTGCTTGTCCATTAGGTGGCGATTTTGCTGCGTGTCCATTAGGTGGCGATTTTGTTGCCTGTTTATTAGGTGGCAATTTTGTTGCGTGTCCATTAGGTAGCGATTTTGTTGCTTGTCCATTAGGTGGCAATTTTGTTGCTTGTCCATTAGGTGGCAATTATGTTGCTTGTCCATTAGGTGGCGATTTTGTTGCATGTCCATTAGGTGGCGATTTTGTTGCCTGTTTATTAGGTGGTGATTTTGTTGCTTGTCCATTAGGTGGCAATTTTGTTGCTTGTCCATTAGGTGGCAATTTTGTTGCTTGTCCATTAGGTGGCAATTTTGTTGCTTGTCCATTAGGTGGCAATTTTGTTGCTTGTCCATTAGGTGGCAATTTTGTGGCTTGTCCATTAGGTGGCAATTTTGTTGCTTGTCCATTAGGTGGCAATTTTGTTGCTTGTCCATTAGGTGGCATTGATTTTGTTGCTTGTCCGATTTTGTTGGACCAAAAAGGAGACTCAGGCGAGCGGTTACCGGCAACTCGTTATTCTAATAGAGCGATTGTCAGCATAATCAGAATGCCTGTCAGGATGCCGATATTTTGCGAGAGAAAAACTCCCCAGCTGCCTTCTTCTTGGTAACTACACAGCTCCGGCAACTGAAACATCACAAACAGGCgattagaaaataaaataacatggTTAGGTTTAAAATGTTGGCTTTCTACGCCAGGGACTCTGAATTTCTGATGAGAGCTATGAATGAAACGTACCATTTTCGTGAAATTACAATTTTATGAAATTACAATACAATTAAGAAAAGGTAGTAGAGCAATATTTTCCCATACCATGCTAACGAGAGAGATGTACAAGAACATGCCAGCTGTCAAGGCAAGCACCCATGAGTGGGACGTGTCCATGTTACCGATAAGAATACCAATTATTAGGCCAAGGAACGAGATGACTGCAGACGCCATGTTGTACGCCAGCGCTTGCTTGAACGTTAGTCCAGACTTGATGAGGATAGCAAAGTCCCCTGGCAGAGTGGAATGCGAATGAGTATAATATTTTGGGTAACCTGGTAACGGGGAGGTGGCTGTGTTCTTACGCTACATGCTTGTCACGGAATGGCTTCACTGCAAATCTCGTCAGACTGAATCAAATCTCATCAACGCATAAACGGAATCATCCTGAATGCTGGCCATGCTATGCCATCCCAGGCCCGTGCCAAGGATCTTTCTATGGGGGTTGGAGAGGTTGAGTTTACTTATTTGACTACAAAAAAGTTTAACTCATAGACTTATGACACACCAGAGTGATTTAGAATGCACTTTTTATCTAATCGATCTTGCTTTATAGTCTGTCTAAAAAGAGCAGGTCTGTTGCGAACCGGAAGCGGACTTTCCGCCGTTgttgttggggggggggggggtgcgaacgcaccctctgcactcccccccccctccttgatACAGGCCTGCATTCGTTAAATTAACTTGTAAAGCAACTCGTGGAAGAATGTCAAACTTAACTTGTAAAGCAACTCGTGGAAGAATGTCAAACTTAACTTGTAAAGCAACTCGTGGAAGAATGTCAAACTTAACTTGTAAAGCAACTCGTGGAAGAATGTCAAACTTAACTTGTAAAGCAACTTGTGGAAGAATGTCAAATTTAACTTGTAAAGCAACTCGTGGAAGAATGTCAAACTTAACTTGTAAAGCAACTCGTGGAAGAATGTCAAACTTAACTTGTAAAGCAACTCGTGGAAGAATGTCAAACTTAACTTGTAAAGCAACTCGTGGAAGAATGTCAAACTTAACTTGTAAAGCAACTAGTGGAAGAATGTCAAACTTAACTTGTAAAGCAACTCGTGGAAGAATGTCAAACTTAACTTGTAAAGCAACTCGTGGAAGAATGTCAAACTTAACTTGTAAAGCAACTCGTGCAAGAATACAGAAACAGCAGTGAATAGTAGGATCACGCATTTACTGTGATCCTACCATTCGTTGAATGACTCACCTAATTCGTGAGGCAACTCGTGACAAAAGACAGCAATTGCTGTGGTCATTCCATTCGTCAGCGAGCTTGAAAAGGCGGCACCAACTGCGAGACCATCACTTAAATTGTGAAAACCGTCGCTGACTATTACCATCCATGCAACTGTAGCAATAGACGTCTTGCTGTCAATCTTCTTgtcatgatggtgatgatggtgatgatcatgatggttTTGATGATGGTTATCAGTGTGATCGTCACGCAATGTAAACTTCTCGTTTTCGATCGAGTCAGATCCGGAGCTGACGTCAGAGCCGCTTCCGTCGGTTCGTTTCTGAGGACCACTCAGATCCTGATGAAGGCATGGTTGCGCGAAAGTCTGCTTACGATAAATGTCAACGTAACCTAGCGAGTTGTCTCTGATGATGTCATTGAGGTCTGCGTCGCTGAAGCTGTGTGGTGGTTTATCCGTGCTCCCCCAGTTCTGGACTTTATCGCAAAGTGGGGCATTGGCATCGACTTCTTTGCCGCACTCTAGACTTCCGAGGTTTGATAGCTCGGTCAGTGTGTCGCTAGTGATAGGTGAGGGAATGTCTTCCCTGCTCCGACAGAAGAGATTTCCAGCCAGTCGTGACGCGATCAGAGGGTCGGACGGACCGCACGGTGAATGGCACGTCAAGGAGGTCTGACACTCCTGCAACGATTAATGTTTGTATTGGGTCAAGAACAggttttctatttattttgttttattagttTTGCCTGTAAGGCAGGGTTGCCACAACAGCGCTTAAGCCAATTAATGGTCCCTCGAAAGAAAATAGTTAAGGtaatgacgatggtgatgctggtgaCGATGCTATCATGATACTAATAAGGATAATacttttttgatgatgatgatgatgatgatgataatcaaAATAATACTTGATACCATTTACACATTATAAACGCGTAAAAGCAAATTAGGATaaagatgaaaataaagaTTAAGAAAATAGCATTACGGCCCAACCGTCTCTTTCTTACCTTGGAAGAGTTTTGGTGatcgtgatgatgatgatggtgtgcgtcaccattgtgtgaatgatgatgatgatgatgatggcgacgTGAGTTTCGAAGCCTCATGAAGGACTCCACCAGGAAGAACGCGTAGATTCCCGCCACAATAACTAATGCCTTGTACACGGCGAGCGAGTGGCTGTGTCCGCCGTGACTGTCAACAAATGTCTGtcaacaagaaacaaaaaggtAAGAAGAAAATCCACCAGGCGTTAGGAGAGCTAGCCGGCAGCACGAGCTCACTACTTACCATTTATTAAACGTGTCACTACaacaacactaacaacacTACAACAACACTAAGCTTCTCCGATCAAGAGCATACTGTTACGTTATTTACCGACATGCCTATCTGTCCAACCTTCTCAAAATCGTGCATATCACTTCCATGCACCAACCGCTTTCCCCACCATCTCTTAATTTGccaaaaaggaacaaaaataaacccttATACACATAATGGTCTACTCACATGAGGTATAAGGTGCAGAAGGGCATCACCTGACAGCGTGCCGATGGCAAGGGCTACCAGGAAGGACATAATCTTGGCATACGCAGCTTTTCCCAGTAGAGGGATTATAGCTATGGCCAGCAGGGACGACAGGCTGATAATGGTGATCGATAACAAGCCGTAGCCCCAAACTAGgacaaaacaaattaaattattatcCTCGTCATGGCATTAATATTCGAAGCGAAGCCAGCGCGGCTATAGGCCCCGTGCGGTGCCTCATAGGTATAGAGAAATAGTATTCGACTCAGTTATTTTTGTGACCGTATCATATCGTATCCTATCCTGTCCTATCGTATCGTATCCTACCATATCGTATCGTATCATATTAATATATACGACAGCATCACCATCGCAACAACAAAATCATATTTAGCAACCTGCGTCAGACATTCAACAAAACACCAGCTTTAtacatacaacaaaaactTACTTTGAATATTGCTCCCTCTATCAGAACTTTTCGAACGAAATTTAACAGGGCCGATGCATATTCCACTCTGGACCTGAAACACTAGGGATGGACAGAGCTGTACAAACTCCTTCCTGTTGATTCCCTTGGCTGCATCTATTGAATGGACCTTGAGTAACTCATCCCCGGGAAGACACTGTACacaaacattaaaaaacatgAGTACATTTGGGCAATACTTAGAACTCGAGGAACTATCCAGAGTATATCGTTTTATTTTTGAAGAACATATTGTATCTTAAGCAACTAAGATATCAACGTGAatggcagaaaacaatggaaaattcaaaactcCAGACGTAAAATGAAATTTACCCAACACTAGCGAAGACGTTTTCGCTTTACCAAGAGACTAATTTAGAACTGAGTCCTATTAGcataaaagcttttttttggACCACGATATCCTAGCCATTGTCGTAGTTTGTAAAAAGGGAAATTTTAGGGGTGGCTTTTAACGGCACTAGGGGAAACCTCCCCCACCTCCCCCTCCAAAAAAAAGCTGTCATGCTTAGCACTCAATTTAATTATTCCCGATAAATTAACACCCTTTTTATATCCCAAAAGTAAAGACAAGCCTAGAGCATCTAAATCCCCATCTATGCTTGGCGCTTGGTGTTTTCATGTCTTGATTTTGAGGAGAAAGACTTAGATGTATTAGACAAATGGTTACAAAAGTCGCtgtgtgtaattcagggctaagacatgtcgtagacaggtcgcatacgactaaaccGTGCcgtctaaatcagccttaaAAGTCTATGAAACACGTCAAAACCTCCCATGTTCCTCCCCTGCCCATTTCCGCGACTGGTAACAACTCATGTACGTGCGAAGTGTCTGCGTGATGGAGATATTTGAATTTTGACAGAAGAATTTGAAATGACGACTTCGGCGATTACGCGTCATATCGATGCTGTCCCGAAGTGGAGGTCTGTTTGGCCTGGCCGCGCGggaaaaacaccgggtaaacgacTGCAGCCAGGCTACATCACACTTCCCTGatataaataagaaaaactGCGAGGCAATATATCTATACAAAGACGCTACAACACAAATTATGACGTTCTTTTGTCATCAAtaatttattctttattttcacgATCCTGAATTTCCACAAAAAATGGCACAGTAAAAGTGTTAATGCTGTGGTAACTCGTTTCGCTTTTCAAcatattcatttttgtttgcaGTAAAAAGCGTGAAAATAATGGGAACCATTTTCCATTcatgtttaatttttttggaaaaatacGGTGATTATCAAAATTATTCAAATCATGAATCATGCGTCAGTTATTCTGTCTAAACGCCAAAGTTGTCGCCAGACAATAGTGGTACGTGCGTAGACTTCTCTAGATCACCAGTTAGTTGTAAATATGCCAGCAAAATGTACGAAGGGTTACAGGTAAAAGTCAATGTCAGGGGCGAAAGACGTCCGAATCCCGACAGGGTTCGAATAATAAGGCACGTATAGCCGTACTCGTATCTTAAAGTTCCTATTTAGCGTTGATACCAGGGGCTCCGAAGAAACCCCTTGTCTGCCAATCACAGAGAGCTATGAAGATCTACCTTCTTGCCTTATATAGTAGTCTGATTTCCTTAGACAATGTGAATATTATATCCCATATGCCTTGATTTTATAAAGTCGTTATTATGATATTTAAAgataaatgttaaaaaaatactgggATTTTTTAGGGTTTAGATGTTTAGGGTTTTTCGAGATTTGTAGGATAAAATCGAGTTTAGGCTAAATATCGGGAATTTCCCAAACATATCTAAGGGATTTTACGTGATATTTGTAGCTGGTTCCAGAGAGGCTAAAAGTCCCCATGAACTATTGTAACTTTAAGAGACTTGGATCCCAAGGGAGGGTGCGCTGCTCAAGCTCATTAAAATTTAGACTTTTtagccattttatgctcccgctaaATGCCGAgtcacaaagcatccatttccatcggctaattcaagcaggtgactgagaaactttcaatcaaatgtCATCAAGAAAGAATCAGTTTTCAATCGTGGATAgtaattttgaagttttcttgcaaataaaccattatattttcaattgtaaacaataacaaaggagaagttgatcgacattctttaaggaCAAGCTTAATGAGTTACagcacagttttttttacagatcCTGGAATAGGTTCATGCAAAGATTGCTATTCATGAAGGAGAAGCGGCTATAAAAAGAGGAAAATTTTCTCCATAAATACacatacacttttttttaataagaacgtctaaAAATTTTGAAGTATATGAAAATACAGTACTCAATGAACTATTAGAAGTGAATTTTAAAAATGATCAATAGAAATAATATTAAAGgtataatataaaaaatatcaaatttgattctgcattttagaacacatcacactaaaaaaaagcaatattaACTATCTGAGCTTCGGCATAaccttagcatgttcttaaaactAGTCAATCTAAGGCTTGACGTTCTTAtgaaaaggttcttataaaaaaaagagtgtattaacaagacatattgatttATGTTTATTGTTTCTATTGTTAACGCGTCCCCAGATAGTAGAAGAGGTCAAAGTGTTAAAAACTGGCGTTTTTATTAATGTTATTGTTTACCTTCCACAAGAGTCGGCCTTCTGTTCGTTTCagaagtttatttatttacccGATTCGCGCCCTATTAGCGTCTCCGTTTTTTCCTCCGTCTTAATAAACTACACAGGGTCACACAGCACACGTATAGTGGCAACGATGCAAGACCAAAGGGAAAAGCCCGAGAATTCAATTTTGCCcttacctcggtgtggtggtgcGGATCTCTGGTAGAGTTCCCAGTGCTGTTGTGCACCTCTGTATCACCCGAATCCTTGACGTGCGCGAAAGACTCTCTTCGTTGCCGTGAATAATGACTATTGTGGAATCCCGAATCTTTCGGTGACAGTGTCGACTGCCCAAGCGCACTCGGTGAGCCATCGACAACAGTCTTCTCAATTCGTAGTTTCTTCAGCAAGTCCCTGAATTTCTCATACCCGATGGAATTGTTTACAGCGTACTGTTCGAAGATTTCCTCCACGAAATGTTCGGTCGCGTTTTTGAGGATGATAACTCTATCCCACTTATTGTTTGTTGCCTGCTCTCGGGGTTCATAGCAGTTGGCTATGTTCCATAAACAGACTCCCAGGACAACAGATACATGTAAGGCCACCATAGTGGCTAAAGCATAAACACTAAAAGCGTTATAGCCCTGGCTCTAATGTCCTCAGAGTATTACTACAGCACGATGGAAACGTTTTCAAACTTCAGTCGCGCAAGGCGCTTATCCATTTGGTAATCCGATATAATATAAACCAGCAAAACAGTCCCTCTCTCCAGGTCAATATATAACCAAACTAATCGATGACAATTAACATAGACAAAATACGTGCATTATATGTGATACGTTTCGTGGAAAGTATAAAGAGACTAAAAAGCTAATCTAGctcaataaaattaaaatgatttaACAAGTGTGCTGCAATATGCAACATATTCTCGAGGTTAGCTTTGTAACTTGTCTTTACGAAGCTCCCATAAAGAGCTTAATTGCTCTTTTCTTTATATCTGAAAAACAAAGGAAAATAACTATTAGTAATATAACCAAATAATATACTAGCATGGGTAAATATGGAGCAAATCTTACAGAAAAGAGAATTGTGCTTTAGAATGCTTGTAAGGTAGGGTGGCCGTCCTCAAAGGACGCTAAGTGCTTCTGGTTGCTATATGAGAAACGGACGCTAAACCAAGCGCGTCCAACAATCACAACCTGTTGCTCAATGTTTGCGTTGCAAATATGGCCACCCGCTTAATGATACGAACTTCATAGGTTTTGTATACAGCAATCGTCAAAAGAGGCattcaaaattatcacgagCAATTCAAGCAGGCTGCGCTGATAACCAAATTGATAATGATTTTGTAAGTCGTTCGATATGTATAATGGTCGTTAGTTACAGGTCCAACAGTTTACTTGGTCTTGGTTTTGTGAGattaaaataagcaaaaaaagacaaatttgaaaaaagcATTCTAGTCATAAATCTATAAGTTAAGtgagtctttttttttgtagccCAATCCGATAATAAATGTCCTATTGAGATAATGcaatggcataaaaaatccctctttgttTTTTGGGGGCCGGCCTGATTTTAAACAGAAAActcacccccaccccaatCCCACACACAAGCCTTACCAAACAATCCCACACACAAGCCTTACCAGACAATCCCACACACAAGCCTTACCAAACAATCCCACACACAAGCCTTACcagcaaacaaaacaatccCGTACACACAAGCCTTACCAGCCAACAAAACAATCCCACATACAAGCCTTACCAAACAATCCCACACACAAGCCTTACCAGCCAATCCCACACGCAAGCCTTACCAGACAATCCCACATACAAGCCTTACCAGACAATCCCACACACAAGCCTTACCAGACAATCCCACACACAAGCCTTACCAGCCAACAAAACAATCCCACATACAAGCCTTACCAAACAATCCCACACACAAGCCTTACCAGCCAATCCCACACACAAGCCTTACCAGACAATACCACACACAAGCCTTACCAAACAATCCCACACACAAGCCTTACCAAACAATCCCACACACAAGCTTTACCAGCCAATCCCACATACAAGCCTTACCAGACAATCCCACACACAAGCCTTACCAAACAATCCCACACACAAGCTTTACCAGCCAATCCCACATACAAGCCTTACCAGACAATCCCACACACAAGCCTTACCAGACAATCCCACACACAAGCCTTACCAGCCAACAAAACAATCCCACACACAAGCCTTACCAGACAATCCCACACACAAGCCTTACCAGCCAATCCCACACGCAAGCCTTACCAGACAATCCCACATACAAGCCTTACCAGACAATCCCACACACAAGCCTTACCAGACAATCCCACACACAAGCCTTACCAACCAACAAAACAATCCCACATACAAGCCTTACCAAACAATCCCACACACAAGCCTTACCAGCCAACAAAACAATCCCACATACAAGCCTTACCAAACAATCCCACACACAAGCCTTACCAGCCAATCCCACACGCAAGCCTTACCAGACAATCCCACATACAAGCCTTACCAGACAATCCCACACACAAGCCTTACCAGACAATCCCACATACAAGCCTTACCAGACAATCCCACACACAAGCCTTACCAGACAATACCACACACAAGCCTTACCAAACAATCCCACACACAAGCCTTACCAAACAATCCCACACACAAGCTTTACCAGCCAACAAAACAATTCCACACACAAGCCTTAACAAACAATACCACATACAAGCCTTACCAAACAATACCACACACAAGCCTTACCAGCCAACAAACAATCCCACACTCAAGCCTTAACAAACAATCCCACACACAAGCCTTACCAGCCAACAAAACAATCCCACACACAAGCCTTAACAAACAATTCCACACACAAGCCTTACCAAACAATACCACACACAAGCCTTACCAGCCAACAAAACAATCCCACACACAAGCCTTAACAAACAATCCCACACACAAGCCTTACCAGCCAACAAAACAATCCCGTACACACAAGCCTTACCAGCCAACAAAACAATCCCACACACAAGCCTTAACAAACAATCCCACACACAAGCCTTACCAGCCAACAAAACAATCCCACACACAAGCCTTACCAGCCAACAAATGCATAGGGGCCTGGGGCCTCAATCCCACATAAAAGCCTTAAACCAACAAATGCATAGGGGCCCTTGTTTTCACCAAAAATGTAAGAAATGTCTTAAGACCATGTAAAATATATGATATACAACTGTGCTGAGTGGCCACTTAGAGAATTAGCTAGCTACTTAATATAAGTTGGCCGTTTATGGAGGTTAAAAGAAATACAATGGAAAAACCTTAGGGTTTATAGCAGCAGTAAATAAGTCAAGTCACATTGGTTGCATGTATGCTCGTTTTACTGTTTTTATGTCAAATTTCTGTCACTCTGTCAACAGTTACCTACACTCTCTTTTTCATAAATATGTATAAAAAACAACCTTgaatattattgctattgattatTGGTGTAATTAAATTCCAATAATTcatttaagggtgtactgTCATTGATGCTGTTCAGTAATGACGTTGCTATACTGGTGGCGTTGAGCGTGTGAATACATAACACAGAATTTGTCATCCGCAAGCTTTctcgaaataaaaaaaacaaaaatatgcgtTCAACTCTTACCTTATTTcctatttttgtaaaaacaagCAAGGTTTTCAAGCCAATGTTTTTGCAGCCCAAATAATGAATTTTCAGTAAACCTGTAGCAAACGCTTGGGCACGCATtgaaaatcttatttcaaagtagTGCATGCTGTATCAGAATTTATAAAATACTATTTTAGTTTTGATCAGGACATGATGAATATCGTTTCTTAGGAGTGTAAATACCAAAAAACACTAttggaatttatttttatttacttcaaTTTTATCATCAGATGATGTGAGATATCAGCATGTCTGAGCAGGCTGAGTGCATGCACAAGCTTTGTCTTACTTCCGGTTCtgcattttctaaaaaaaaaaagcttttattgTCTCCAAATCAAATGCaatatttcattatttttaatattcattattactttttttatttaaatctcCTTTATATAGCATAGCATGGGTTTAGAGATAATCTAACAGAAACgaaaattatataaaatacTGAAATGTAATACGACTACTCCAATAGAGGTGTATAACCTGtctcattatttttattaaaaggcAAAGTTAGTATAATTACTGCCGTCACTTCTTGGGCAAGTATGTAAACAATGTCTACTATGCTGAGTTTTTCTATTACACTTCAGcataaaaaagaatatattttctaaaaagaagcttccaagcaaaaaacacacatagaTGAAAAAAGTTGGTGAAAGATTAAAGttggaaaaatattttttgattATATACAGGTGAGAGAGTATATCGTAGATATCATAGCTTGAACATTAAGTTGTCAGAGCTTGTTTTTAAAGCTGTCAGAGCTTGTATATAAAGTTATCAGAGCTTGTATATAAAGTTGTCAGAACTTGTATATAAAGTTGTCA
The sequence above is a segment of the Nematostella vectensis chromosome 2, jaNemVect1.1, whole genome shotgun sequence genome. Coding sequences within it:
- the LOC5514853 gene encoding zinc transporter ZIP10 — encoded protein: MVALHVSVVLGVCLWNIANCYEPREQATNNKWDRVIILKNATEHFVEEIFEQYAVNNSIGYEKFRDLLKKLRIEKTVVDGSPSALGQSTLSPKDSGFHNSHYSRQRRESFAHVKDSGDTEVHNSTGNSTRDPHHHTECLPGDELLKVHSIDAAKGINRKEFVQLCPSLVFQVQSGICIGPVKFRSKSSDRGSNIQIWGYGLLSITIISLSSLLAIAIIPLLGKAAYAKIMSFLVALAIGTLSGDALLHLIPHTFVDSHGGHSHSLAVYKALVIVAGIYAFFLVESFMRLRNSRRHHHHHHHSHNGDAHHHHHHDHQNSSKECQTSLTCHSPCGPSDPLIASRLAGNLFCRSREDIPSPITSDTLTELSNLGSLECGKEVDANAPLCDKVQNWGSTDKPPHSFSDADLNDIIRDNSLGYVDIYRKQTFAQPCLHQDLSGPQKRTDGSGSDVSSGSDSIENEKFTLRDDHTDNHHQNHHDHHHHHHHDKKIDSKTSIATVAWMVIVSDGFHNLSDGLAVGAAFSSSLTNGMTTAIAVFCHELPHELGDFAILIKSGLTFKQALAYNMASAVISFLGLIIGILIGNMDTSHSWVLALTAGMFLYISLVSMLPELCSYQEEGSWGVFLSQNIGILTGILIMLTIALLE